A window from Candidatus Nitrospira neomarina encodes these proteins:
- a CDS encoding ribose-phosphate diphosphokinase — protein sequence MLRDLKLITGNSNLALAREIAQYIGQDLSQATVTTFSDGEIRVRIDENVRGGDVFLIQSCCHPVNTSIMELLLLIDAVKRSSASRITAVIPYYGYGRQDRKDQPRVPISAKLIADLITAAGANRILTMDLHAGPIQGFFNIPVDHLYAMPVMLDYIKKQNVSDLVIVSPDAGGVERARAFAKRLNSSLAIIDKRRESPNQAEVMNIIGDVQDKHALLFDDMIDTAGTIVQTAQTCMDNGALSAWAGSTHAVLSGPALERLQSSCLREVMVTNTIPLNGKDQQCPKLKTLTVAPLLGEAILRIHREESVTSLFV from the coding sequence ATGCTCAGAGATTTAAAATTGATCACGGGTAACTCCAACCTTGCGTTGGCCAGAGAAATTGCTCAGTATATTGGGCAGGATTTGAGTCAGGCAACGGTTACAACCTTTAGTGATGGGGAGATCAGGGTTAGAATTGATGAGAATGTGCGGGGAGGCGATGTTTTTCTGATTCAATCCTGCTGCCACCCGGTGAATACTTCAATTATGGAGTTGTTGCTCCTAATCGATGCGGTCAAACGATCATCAGCTTCCAGGATCACGGCGGTCATTCCTTATTACGGATATGGGAGACAGGATCGAAAAGATCAGCCCCGAGTGCCCATTAGTGCCAAACTGATTGCGGATTTGATCACCGCGGCCGGCGCGAATCGTATTCTGACCATGGATCTTCATGCCGGACCGATTCAAGGATTCTTCAATATTCCTGTTGATCACCTTTATGCCATGCCTGTGATGTTGGACTATATTAAAAAGCAAAATGTCTCTGATTTGGTCATTGTTTCCCCTGATGCAGGAGGGGTCGAGCGAGCGAGAGCATTTGCCAAACGACTGAATTCCTCTCTCGCGATTATCGATAAGCGGCGGGAATCGCCGAATCAGGCTGAAGTGATGAATATTATTGGTGATGTTCAGGATAAGCATGCGTTATTGTTTGATGACATGATTGATACGGCGGGAACAATTGTCCAGACAGCTCAAACCTGTATGGATAACGGAGCCTTGTCGGCCTGGGCTGGGAGTACCCATGCAGTCCTGTCTGGTCCAGCACTGGAGAGGTTGCAATCGTCTTGTCTCCGTGAGGTAATGGTAACAAACACCATTCCCTTAAATGGGAAGGATCAGCAATGTCCAAAATTGAAGACTCTCACCGTTGCTCCTTTGTTGGGTGAGGCGATTTTGAGGATTCATCGTGAAGAGTCAGTGACATCCTTGTTTGTATAA
- the ispE gene encoding 4-(cytidine 5'-diphospho)-2-C-methyl-D-erythritol kinase, producing the protein MSGSDMSVTEIVVRAPAKVNLLIRVLDRLPNGYHNVWSLMHTVDVFDLLRIRLNPDRDGLVLTCGDAPLPLDKGNLVYRAAELVLQRSEKNVGVDIELTKVIPLSAGLGGGSSDAAATLYGLTHLLGLDWTLSDLCEAGATLGSDIPFFFKAPCAVVRGWGHEVEACSLKGERWVVLVNPGFPIQTKWAYKQLSSQREAVRPLGEFTKRIDREMSLSWEEVIGIMENDFEPPLFPFYPILGFIKDTLLSFGAQAALLSGSGATVFGIFRTQEEARKASTRLRRDTSWRIFDIPMGSTDLPHDPFHVGSSSQVSNV; encoded by the coding sequence ATGAGTGGGAGTGATATGTCTGTGACCGAAATCGTCGTGCGGGCACCGGCCAAAGTGAATCTGTTGATTCGGGTATTGGATCGATTGCCCAATGGGTATCATAATGTGTGGTCTCTCATGCATACGGTCGATGTCTTTGATCTTCTCCGAATTAGGCTTAACCCTGATCGGGATGGTCTTGTCTTAACGTGTGGAGATGCTCCGTTGCCCTTGGATAAGGGAAATTTGGTGTATCGGGCGGCTGAATTGGTGCTTCAGCGTTCTGAAAAGAATGTAGGCGTTGATATTGAGCTAACCAAAGTTATTCCCTTGTCGGCTGGTCTGGGAGGTGGAAGTAGTGATGCCGCTGCCACTCTGTATGGCCTTACTCACTTGCTAGGGTTAGATTGGACTTTATCTGACTTGTGTGAGGCGGGTGCAACTCTTGGAAGTGATATTCCATTTTTTTTTAAAGCCCCTTGTGCAGTGGTCCGGGGGTGGGGCCATGAGGTGGAGGCCTGTTCTCTCAAAGGCGAACGGTGGGTCGTTCTCGTGAATCCCGGCTTTCCGATACAGACAAAATGGGCATATAAACAGCTGTCCTCCCAACGGGAGGCCGTCAGACCTTTAGGTGAATTTACGAAGAGAATAGATCGTGAAATGAGCCTTTCCTGGGAGGAAGTGATCGGGATAATGGAAAATGATTTTGAACCGCCGTTGTTTCCGTTTTATCCGATTTTGGGATTCATTAAAGACACGTTGCTTTCCTTTGGGGCTCAAGCCGCACTATTATCAGGTAGTGGAGCCACCGTATTTGGGATTTTCCGCACTCAGGAAGAAGCTCGGAAGGCTTCCACCCGGTTGCGTCGTGATACGAGCTGGAGAATCTTTGATATCCCGATGGGTTCGACTGATTTACCTCATGACCCGTTCCACGTTGGCTCCTCCTCTCAGGTTTCCAACGTGTAA
- a CDS encoding 50S ribosomal protein L25, giving the protein MKYELEVEKRDQAGKGVARQLRRQGKIPGVLYGGGKSEFVAMDHKTARNLVISQVGHTGLLTVRISGGQERIAVLQDHQIDPITGAILHVDLFEVSMKKAIRVKVPLTIIGEVPVGVKEGGILHQVMRELHIECLPAQIPDHIEIDASGFGIGDGMHVKEVTVPTGLKILDDEDLMVAHVATKMSEAKLESLLSREVAEGVAPVATAEKAAEGAATAGAVAAADKTKAASDSKAKEGKK; this is encoded by the coding sequence ATGAAATATGAACTCGAAGTTGAAAAACGGGATCAGGCTGGAAAAGGCGTGGCGCGGCAACTACGGCGTCAAGGAAAAATTCCTGGAGTTCTCTACGGTGGAGGGAAGTCTGAATTTGTGGCCATGGACCACAAGACGGCCCGTAATCTGGTGATTTCTCAGGTTGGTCATACTGGTTTGCTGACTGTCCGGATTTCCGGGGGGCAAGAACGGATTGCAGTCCTTCAAGACCACCAAATTGATCCCATTACCGGGGCGATTCTTCATGTGGACCTCTTTGAAGTCTCGATGAAAAAAGCCATTCGCGTTAAAGTTCCCCTGACGATTATCGGAGAAGTCCCTGTTGGCGTGAAAGAGGGGGGAATTTTGCATCAGGTGATGCGCGAACTTCATATTGAGTGTTTGCCGGCTCAAATTCCGGATCATATTGAAATCGATGCGTCAGGATTTGGGATTGGTGATGGTATGCATGTAAAGGAAGTTACAGTCCCGACAGGTCTCAAAATTTTGGATGACGAGGATCTCATGGTTGCCCATGTTGCCACGAAGATGTCCGAAGCGAAGCTAGAGTCCCTCTTGTCTCGCGAGGTGGCTGAAGGGGTAGCTCCAGTTGCCACAGCAGAAAAAGCTGCAGAGGGGGCTGCCACTGCAGGGGCTGTGGCGGCGGCAGATAAAACGAAGGCCGCATCAGACAGTAAAGCGAAGGAAGGCAAGAAGTAG